A window of Bacteroidota bacterium contains these coding sequences:
- a CDS encoding NAD(P)/FAD-dependent oxidoreductase, which yields MDQKTIVVIGGGAAGFFAAINAAQKNATAKVLLLEKSTKLLSKVKVSGGGRCNVTHACFDIQQLVKSYPRGQKQLFQAFHQFNTTHTINWFESRGVALKAEGDGRMFPQSNSSQSIVDCLMQEAEKYHVQLKLQANVKAIQKRENGFLIQMENGGEFSCNKLIIANGGSAKQIDYDYLTKLGHSIEAPVPSLFTFNIPNTPISKLMGLSVQHAKVSISGTKLSQEGALLITHWGFSGPAVLKLSAWGARKLFERNYTFEIRINWLAQFNFETIQKEFTNFKNERAAKQVSTCPWNEIPKRLWEYFLAKADIVENLKWGDVSKKQFNKLAEIICNDTYQAKGKTTFKEEFVTCGGVKLDEVDFKTMESKVCKNLFFAGEVLDIDGITGGFNFQAAWTTAWIASQNV from the coding sequence ATGGATCAAAAAACAATTGTTGTAATAGGAGGGGGAGCAGCCGGTTTTTTTGCAGCCATCAATGCAGCACAAAAAAATGCAACAGCCAAGGTTTTATTGCTCGAAAAATCAACAAAGCTGCTTTCTAAAGTAAAAGTTTCTGGAGGTGGAAGATGCAATGTAACCCATGCCTGCTTTGATATCCAACAGTTAGTTAAAAGCTATCCGCGTGGACAAAAGCAGTTGTTTCAAGCATTTCATCAATTCAATACAACCCACACCATCAACTGGTTCGAAAGCAGGGGAGTAGCGCTCAAGGCGGAAGGGGATGGTCGTATGTTTCCACAAAGCAATTCCTCTCAAAGCATTGTGGATTGCTTGATGCAAGAAGCTGAAAAATATCATGTACAACTGAAATTACAAGCCAATGTAAAAGCGATTCAAAAACGTGAAAATGGGTTTTTAATTCAAATGGAAAATGGCGGGGAATTCAGTTGTAATAAACTGATCATCGCAAATGGTGGAAGTGCAAAGCAAATTGATTATGACTACCTAACAAAATTAGGTCATAGCATAGAAGCCCCCGTTCCATCATTATTTACTTTTAATATTCCAAATACACCCATCAGCAAATTAATGGGACTATCGGTGCAACATGCTAAAGTTTCAATTAGCGGTACCAAACTTAGTCAGGAAGGGGCATTGTTAATTACACACTGGGGATTTAGCGGTCCTGCAGTGCTAAAGCTTTCTGCATGGGGTGCACGTAAACTTTTTGAACGCAATTATACATTCGAAATTCGGATCAATTGGTTAGCTCAATTTAATTTCGAAACCATTCAAAAGGAATTTACAAATTTTAAAAACGAAAGGGCTGCAAAGCAGGTCAGCACTTGCCCGTGGAACGAGATTCCGAAACGCTTATGGGAGTATTTTTTGGCGAAGGCCGATATTGTTGAAAATTTAAAATGGGGCGATGTCTCGAAAAAACAGTTCAATAAACTGGCTGAAATTATTTGCAACGATACCTATCAAGCCAAAGGAAAAACAACTTTCAAAGAGGAATTTGTAACCTGTGGTGGAGTTAAACTCGATGAAGTTGATTTTAAAACCATGGAAAGTAAAGTGTGTAAGAATTTATTTTTTGCCGGCGAAGTGCTTGATATAGATGGTATCACAGGCGGATTTAATTTTCAAGCAGCATGGACTACTGCTTGGATAGCTTCACAGAATGTCTGA
- the maf gene encoding septum formation protein Maf: MPYNLLLASKSPRRQQLLRDLGFSFEVKTKEVDESFPTELKAEQIPLYLCAHKANHFDAELEDDKNLVITADTVVWVENEVLNKPENFEDAVRMLKMLSGKMHEVFTGVCLKSKLKTETFFTATKVYFKTLSNADIETYISTCKPYDKAGSYGAQETLAPNMNPCSAQEIEFLIRIGKLDVIEKSIQPTASQNQIALIDKIEGSYFNVMGLPIEQLHEKLIHY, translated from the coding sequence TTGCCATATAACTTATTACTTGCTTCAAAATCGCCGCGAAGGCAACAGTTGCTACGGGATTTAGGTTTTAGTTTTGAAGTAAAAACAAAAGAAGTGGACGAAAGCTTTCCTACAGAATTGAAGGCCGAACAAATACCTCTCTATCTCTGTGCACACAAAGCAAATCATTTTGATGCAGAGCTGGAAGACGATAAGAACCTTGTCATTACTGCCGATACGGTTGTTTGGGTAGAAAATGAAGTCTTAAATAAACCCGAAAATTTTGAAGATGCGGTGCGTATGTTAAAAATGCTTTCTGGAAAAATGCATGAAGTGTTTACCGGAGTTTGCCTTAAATCAAAGCTCAAAACCGAAACTTTTTTTACTGCAACTAAAGTTTATTTTAAAACGCTCAGCAACGCTGATATAGAAACTTATATTTCTACTTGTAAACCTTACGACAAGGCAGGTTCCTACGGTGCACAAGAAACTTTAGCACCTAATATGAATCCTTGTTCAGCGCAGGAAATTGAGTTTTTAATCCGAATTGGTAAATTGGATGTAATTGAAAAAAGCATCCAACCAACGGCATCACAAAATCAAATTGCATTAATCGATAAAATTGAAGGCTCGTATTTTAATGTGATGGGATTGCCGATAGAGCAATTACATGAAAAATTAATTCATTACTAA
- a CDS encoding T9SS type A sorting domain-containing protein, giving the protein MIQKALRFSFLFFVFSQELRSQNWQQIADFPASERDDGTCFSINNYVYCGTGLKTGFSISKDFYRFNTQTETWDTIAALPQFMERQYACGFSYNGNGYIFGGTGFGVLNDLWRYSPSSNSWTQLSSKPGAGLSGAACFVLQNNAYFVGGNNTTITASPQVWQYNITTDTWTQKSNFPSKGSWRANAAALNAKGYLLFGKDSLGNFNRMLYEYSETSDNWTPISNFPAKARTYSSMQVLGNSLFVFGGIDSLANYYNDFWQYSFDDTIWHSQAAMPAQGRKGGMAFSSGSAFYYTTGIDSLNTRLKESWKIENIISVNELNSFSAIQVFPNPCRDYFSLNVPDKINYSMELLNCVGTIIWKKNVVEGQKQDISELRSGVYFLIVYNGEQFILKKLFVMN; this is encoded by the coding sequence ATGATTCAAAAAGCCCTTCGATTTTCATTTCTTTTTTTCGTTTTCTCACAAGAATTGAGAAGTCAAAACTGGCAACAAATTGCTGATTTTCCTGCAAGTGAGCGCGACGATGGGACGTGCTTTTCCATTAATAATTATGTGTATTGTGGTACTGGGTTAAAGACCGGTTTTTCTATAAGCAAGGATTTTTATCGATTTAATACCCAAACTGAAACATGGGATACAATTGCAGCTTTGCCTCAATTTATGGAAAGGCAATATGCTTGTGGATTTTCATACAATGGCAATGGTTATATTTTTGGCGGAACCGGATTTGGAGTACTAAATGACCTATGGCGCTATTCTCCATCTTCAAATTCCTGGACACAGCTTAGTTCCAAGCCGGGTGCAGGCCTCTCTGGCGCTGCTTGTTTTGTGCTCCAAAATAATGCTTATTTTGTGGGTGGAAATAATACAACAATCACAGCAAGTCCGCAGGTTTGGCAATATAATATTACAACTGACACCTGGACACAAAAAAGTAATTTCCCCTCAAAGGGCAGTTGGCGGGCTAATGCTGCAGCCTTAAATGCAAAAGGATATCTGCTTTTTGGCAAAGATTCGCTTGGGAATTTTAATCGCATGTTATATGAATATTCTGAAACTTCTGATAATTGGACACCCATTTCTAATTTCCCTGCAAAAGCAAGAACCTATTCATCCATGCAGGTACTTGGAAATAGCCTTTTTGTATTTGGCGGAATAGATTCATTAGCTAATTATTACAATGATTTTTGGCAATACAGTTTTGATGATACTATTTGGCATTCTCAAGCAGCCATGCCGGCACAAGGCCGCAAAGGGGGTATGGCCTTTAGTTCCGGTTCTGCATTTTATTATACTACTGGTATTGATTCACTCAACACCCGTTTAAAAGAAAGTTGGAAAATTGAAAACATCATTTCTGTGAACGAATTAAATAGTTTCAGCGCAATTCAAGTATTTCCTAACCCTTGTCGGGATTATTTTAGTTTAAACGTACCAGATAAAATAAACTATTCTATGGAGCTTTTGAACTGCGTGGGTACCATTATTTGGAAAAAAAATGTGGTTGAAGGTCAAAAGCAGGATATTTCTGAATTACGCAGTGGAGTTTATTTTTTGATAGTTTATAATGGGGAGCAGTTTATCCTAAAAAAGCTTTTTGTAATGAATTAG
- a CDS encoding type B 50S ribosomal protein L31 → MKSNLHPENYRMVAFKDMSNEYTFVTRSTAETKDTITIDGVEYPLVKLEISHTSHPYYTGKIKLVDTAGRVDKFRSRYNKKEVAESTEAK, encoded by the coding sequence ATGAAAAGCAATTTACATCCCGAAAACTATCGTATGGTAGCTTTTAAAGATATGTCGAACGAGTATACTTTTGTTACCCGCTCAACTGCCGAAACCAAAGATACTATTACAATTGACGGAGTGGAATATCCTTTAGTTAAATTGGAGATTTCTCACACTTCACATCCTTATTACACCGGTAAAATTAAATTAGTGGATACAGCAGGACGTGTGGATAAATTCCGCAGCCGTTACAATAAAAAAGAAGTTGCAGAATCAACTGAAGCAAAATAA
- a CDS encoding tetratricopeptide repeat protein, which produces MVKEKQKNKATVSNSGSTAISKWLPLLFFFLAFFIYSNTLQHEYAQDDDIYTRKNSFIQKGISSFPELVKQGSLVGFDSTNVSDYRPLVLINFALEKSLFGNSPKANHFFNVLLYALICTLLFFFLRKIFSNYPIYVPLLIVLLFMLHPLHTEVVANIKSRDELLCFLFGLISLHFIFKYESSHNLKHAVWSYISFFLCLLCKENGFTFLGLIPLLLYFFTPSTFKRIVLLSLPFVAIAGLNLLIRMAVLDSLMLSKNLVLMDNSLIAATNFSDQLATNFTMLLKAITLLFFPITLSYDYSFNEFPIVSWSSIEALLSLLLYLGLGMIAILGLKKKSIFSFAILFYLISYSLTSNLFFKIGSSFAERFLFAPSLAFCIAFPFLLALILKLDLKKVSASIASKLIATCLVLCLLFSFKTISRNAVWKNNSTLFASGIETAPNSARVHFAYANEFREKVEGSADLFVKQEAAKSAISSYQKGLAIYDKDERIYYNMGVVYYNINEIEKASEVYEKALKIKPDYPEALNNMGVIYFNKKEYATAQSYFKKAIQSNSKYTDAYANLGASFHNMGDPKSAIPYFEKAMALSPSNGIFNNLSMAYGAIGDTAKASYYAAQAKLY; this is translated from the coding sequence ATGGTAAAAGAAAAACAAAAAAACAAAGCAACTGTCTCAAATAGCGGTTCAACAGCCATTTCGAAGTGGTTGCCTTTGCTATTTTTTTTCTTAGCATTTTTCATTTATTCCAACACGCTCCAACATGAATATGCCCAAGATGATGATATTTATACACGCAAGAACAGCTTTATTCAAAAAGGTATAAGTTCTTTTCCTGAGCTTGTAAAACAAGGTAGTTTGGTTGGTTTTGACAGCACCAATGTTTCGGATTACCGACCTTTAGTATTAATAAATTTTGCTCTCGAAAAATCGCTTTTTGGAAATTCACCAAAGGCAAATCACTTTTTTAACGTATTACTCTACGCCTTAATATGTACACTTTTATTTTTCTTTTTAAGAAAAATATTTTCCAATTATCCCATTTATGTCCCCTTATTAATTGTGTTGCTTTTTATGCTGCATCCCTTGCACACCGAGGTAGTGGCAAATATTAAAAGCAGGGATGAATTGCTTTGTTTTTTATTTGGATTGATTTCACTGCATTTTATTTTTAAATACGAAAGCAGTCATAATCTAAAACATGCCGTGTGGAGTTACATCAGCTTTTTCTTGTGCCTCTTGTGCAAGGAGAATGGTTTTACCTTTTTGGGATTAATCCCACTTTTACTTTATTTTTTCACACCTTCAACTTTCAAAAGAATTGTGCTTTTAAGCCTGCCCTTCGTTGCAATTGCCGGGCTTAATTTACTTATTCGCATGGCTGTGTTAGACTCGCTCATGCTTTCAAAAAATTTAGTTTTAATGGACAATTCATTGATAGCTGCAACGAACTTTAGTGATCAATTGGCCACTAACTTTACCATGTTATTAAAGGCTATTACCTTATTGTTTTTCCCCATCACTTTATCCTATGATTACTCCTTTAATGAATTTCCAATTGTAAGCTGGAGCAGTATTGAGGCATTGCTTTCCTTGCTGCTTTATTTGGGGCTTGGCATGATTGCAATTCTTGGACTAAAAAAGAAAAGTATTTTTTCATTTGCCATTCTTTTTTATTTAATCAGCTATTCCCTTACTTCCAATTTGTTTTTTAAGATTGGATCTTCATTTGCCGAGCGCTTCCTGTTTGCGCCATCTCTGGCCTTTTGCATTGCTTTTCCATTTTTGCTGGCACTTATTCTTAAGTTAGATTTAAAAAAAGTTAGCGCAAGCATTGCTTCCAAATTAATTGCTACTTGCTTGGTGTTGTGTTTGCTTTTTTCGTTTAAAACCATTTCAAGAAATGCCGTTTGGAAAAATAATTCGACGCTTTTTGCATCCGGAATCGAAACTGCTCCCAACAGCGCCCGTGTACATTTTGCTTATGCAAATGAATTTCGCGAAAAAGTAGAAGGCAGTGCAGACCTTTTTGTGAAGCAAGAAGCTGCGAAATCAGCCATTTCATCTTACCAAAAAGGACTTGCAATTTATGATAAGGATGAGCGTATTTACTACAACATGGGCGTGGTGTACTACAACATAAACGAAATTGAAAAAGCGAGTGAAGTGTATGAAAAAGCACTAAAAATAAAACCTGATTATCCCGAAGCTTTAAATAATATGGGTGTAATTTATTTTAATAAAAAGGAATATGCTACGGCTCAATCGTATTTCAAAAAAGCGATACAAAGCAATTCAAAATATACCGATGCTTACGCTAATTTAGGTGCAAGTTTTCACAACATGGGTGACCCTAAATCCGCCATCCCATATTTCGAAAAGGCAATGGCATTAAGTCCCAGCAATGGAATATTTAACAATTTGAGCATGGCATATGGGGCAATTGGCGATACTGCAAAAGCAAGTTATTATGCGGCACAAGCAAAACTTTATTAA
- a CDS encoding DUF423 domain-containing protein has product MKTKTVLLLGSILAGTAVILGALGAHGLKPLITPEQLTSYETGVRYQVYHAFALLLIAALDDKIKFNFLRYAAWAFVLGIGLFSGSIYLLSLHDLIGLTNYKWLGPITPLGGLCFIAGWIFAGIGALKSDNA; this is encoded by the coding sequence ATGAAAACAAAAACAGTTTTATTATTGGGAAGTATTTTAGCCGGTACTGCTGTAATTTTAGGCGCCTTGGGGGCACATGGCTTAAAACCACTGATTACGCCCGAGCAACTTACTAGTTACGAAACAGGTGTTCGGTATCAAGTATATCATGCTTTTGCATTATTATTAATTGCTGCTTTAGATGATAAAATAAAATTCAACTTCCTTCGATATGCTGCATGGGCCTTTGTATTAGGAATTGGATTATTCTCCGGTTCAATCTACCTTTTATCTTTGCATGACCTCATTGGATTAACAAATTACAAGTGGCTCGGCCCGATAACTCCTTTAGGTGGCTTGTGTTTTATAGCCGGTTGGATTTTTGCGGGCATTGGTGCACTTAAATCAGACAACGCATAA
- a CDS encoding DUF4476 domain-containing protein, with protein sequence MNKKIYLLFVAATLSISSIFAQVSNLILFTEQGEQFTVILNGIKQNDRPETNVKVTGLNAPNYKLKVIFVNKSIGDMDKTVFVDAGSEITYAIKKNAQGVYTLRLQSTVPMAQSMPPSAHQSVVMYHNTPTLVQQSTTTTTTYGEPDNVNINVGIGGVGMNVNVNGMDGYGSTQTTTTTTTTTSSSSNYDQPVQQQPQHQQQQQNVYSMPGYNGPVGCPWPLSRQDFDGVKNSISSKSFDETKLTIAKQVIASNCLLSGQVKEIMMLFSFEETRLDLAKYAYGYTFDIGNYYKVNDAFSFSSSIDELNSYISSFQR encoded by the coding sequence ATGAACAAAAAAATTTACCTACTTTTTGTAGCAGCAACACTCAGCATTAGCAGCATTTTTGCACAAGTTTCCAACCTTATTTTATTTACCGAACAAGGCGAACAGTTTACCGTTATCTTAAATGGCATTAAACAAAATGACCGTCCCGAAACCAATGTAAAAGTTACCGGATTAAATGCTCCGAATTACAAATTAAAAGTAATTTTTGTCAACAAAAGTATTGGCGATATGGACAAAACGGTGTTTGTAGATGCCGGTTCAGAAATAACCTATGCCATTAAAAAAAATGCACAAGGGGTATATACTTTACGCTTGCAAAGCACCGTGCCAATGGCGCAATCAATGCCTCCAAGCGCACATCAAAGTGTTGTTATGTACCACAACACGCCTACATTAGTGCAGCAATCAACTACAACAACCACGACTTACGGCGAACCAGATAATGTGAATATAAATGTTGGAATTGGAGGTGTTGGAATGAATGTAAATGTGAATGGTATGGATGGCTACGGCAGCACACAAACTACTACTACCACAACTACTACAACCAGTAGCAGCAGTAACTACGATCAACCGGTGCAACAGCAGCCACAACATCAACAACAACAGCAAAATGTATATTCAATGCCCGGTTACAATGGTCCGGTGGGCTGCCCTTGGCCCCTTTCGCGTCAGGATTTTGATGGTGTAAAGAATTCTATTTCATCAAAGAGCTTTGACGAAACCAAACTTACTATTGCCAAACAAGTAATTGCAAGCAATTGCTTACTATCCGGGCAAGTAAAAGAAATTATGATGCTTTTTAGCTTTGAAGAAACAAGATTGGATTTGGCCAAATATGCTTACGGTTATACTTTTGATATTGGGAATTATTACAAGGTGAACGATGCTTTTAGTTTCTCTTCTTCTATTGATGAGTTAAATTCTTACATCAGCAGTTTTCAGCGCTAA
- a CDS encoding T9SS type A sorting domain-containing protein, translating into MKKNLLLLCLTFAFAAAKAQITITKNDFAIAGDTFRVSNASGIGINNLDTTGANITWDYSSLTALTQTVDTFVAVSSTPFLYQLYFNNQFTYPNTKATVATKIATPALPPGAPITISNSYGFYKVNTAAFAQVGFGATISGLPTSIPYDSLDYVYRFPMNYLNEDSCKYKFQLSLPGIGYLRRRATRVNIVDGWGTLITPFGTFNTLRVKSTTYATDTIYITQLMFGTQIVQQPTVEYKWIGVNSGIPYLTINATDGPLQTVTSVSYRDSIRPVISIGLAEQNEINNMLVYPNPADTKSILSFEQKQSGKVKIELYSANGTLIRMLTDAYLPQGLNVIPIDLTAETSGLYFVRIKNDSYSVTKKLSRF; encoded by the coding sequence ATGAAAAAAAACTTACTCTTACTTTGTTTAACTTTTGCATTTGCAGCGGCTAAAGCCCAAATCACCATAACTAAAAATGATTTTGCCATTGCAGGCGACACTTTTCGAGTGAGTAATGCATCGGGCATCGGCATCAATAATTTAGACACAACGGGTGCAAACATCACTTGGGATTATTCTTCCTTAACGGCACTGACACAAACTGTGGATACCTTTGTTGCGGTTTCTTCAACACCATTCTTATATCAACTGTATTTTAATAATCAGTTTACTTATCCCAACACAAAAGCAACAGTAGCCACAAAAATTGCAACACCGGCATTACCTCCGGGGGCTCCTATTACCATAAGCAATTCCTATGGTTTTTATAAAGTAAACACGGCGGCATTTGCGCAAGTAGGATTTGGAGCCACAATTAGTGGACTACCCACTTCTATTCCTTACGATTCATTGGATTATGTGTATCGCTTTCCGATGAATTATTTAAATGAAGATTCCTGCAAGTATAAGTTTCAACTGAGTTTACCGGGCATTGGATACTTAAGAAGAAGGGCGACACGTGTGAACATAGTGGATGGATGGGGAACATTGATTACTCCTTTTGGAACTTTCAACACTTTGCGGGTGAAATCAACCACTTATGCTACGGATACGATATATATTACCCAACTGATGTTTGGGACTCAAATTGTGCAACAACCAACTGTTGAATACAAATGGATTGGTGTTAACAGTGGTATTCCCTATTTGACCATTAATGCTACGGATGGGCCGCTGCAAACGGTTACTTCGGTTAGTTACAGAGACAGCATTCGTCCGGTAATTTCAATTGGGCTAGCTGAGCAAAATGAAATCAATAATATGCTTGTTTATCCTAACCCTGCCGACACTAAAAGTATTTTATCTTTTGAACAAAAGCAAAGTGGGAAAGTAAAGATTGAATTATACTCGGCCAATGGAACACTGATTCGCATGCTTACAGATGCTTATCTGCCGCAAGGACTTAATGTAATTCCTATTGATTTAACAGCAGAAACAAGTGGTTTGTACTTTGTTAGAATAAAAAATGATTCTTACTCTGTTACAAAAAAACTGAGTCGCTTTTAA
- a CDS encoding GlmU family protein has product MNYIFFDDKTNDQLLPLTFTRPVCDIRLGILTIREKWEKVLNTKTSTLAKEYLNVKFPYAVKEDEDSIYINGAVCPSPELIEKISGLEEGSGIVSNGSLLAINNGKTKFSFAKFSLKKLQKQVELETPVIRLNQVWDIFAKNAEAIMLDFVLLTAGRTSMPISRSNKYVNPEWIFIEEGASVECSILNAKDGPIYIAKDAEVMEGSLVRGPFALCEHSVLKMGAKVYGATTIGPYSKVGGEISNSMVLGFSNKAHDGFLGNSVIGEWCNLGADTNNSNLKNNYSKVQIYNYPSKKYTDTGLQFCGLIMGDHSKCGINTMFNTGTVVGVSANIFGAGFPDKFIPSFTWGGVEETDVFQIDKAIELAERVYQRRSMEFDAADKKIMNYLFKNKK; this is encoded by the coding sequence ATGAACTATATCTTTTTTGACGACAAAACGAACGATCAATTATTGCCCCTTACCTTTACCCGCCCGGTTTGCGACATCCGCTTAGGCATCCTAACCATCCGCGAAAAGTGGGAAAAGGTACTAAATACCAAAACTTCCACATTAGCTAAGGAATACCTCAATGTAAAATTTCCTTATGCTGTTAAGGAGGACGAAGATTCAATTTACATCAATGGCGCTGTATGTCCTAGTCCTGAATTGATTGAGAAAATTAGCGGTTTGGAAGAAGGTAGTGGAATTGTAAGCAATGGCTCACTGCTAGCCATAAACAATGGGAAAACCAAATTCTCATTCGCTAAGTTCAGTCTAAAAAAACTTCAAAAGCAAGTGGAACTCGAAACTCCCGTGATCCGCCTTAACCAGGTATGGGATATTTTTGCCAAGAATGCCGAAGCCATAATGCTCGATTTCGTTTTGCTTACTGCAGGTCGCACTTCTATGCCAATTAGCCGCAGCAACAAATACGTTAACCCGGAATGGATATTTATAGAAGAAGGTGCCTCCGTTGAATGTTCTATTTTAAATGCCAAGGATGGACCTATTTATATTGCCAAGGATGCCGAAGTAATGGAAGGCTCTTTAGTGCGCGGACCATTTGCGCTTTGTGAGCACTCCGTTTTAAAAATGGGTGCCAAGGTTTATGGTGCTACTACCATTGGTCCTTATAGTAAAGTAGGAGGTGAGATAAGTAACTCTATGGTACTGGGATTCAGCAATAAAGCTCACGATGGATTTCTTGGAAATTCCGTTATTGGTGAATGGTGTAATTTGGGTGCTGATACCAATAATTCGAATCTAAAAAACAATTATTCAAAAGTTCAGATTTACAATTATCCAAGCAAAAAATATACTGACACAGGATTACAATTTTGTGGTTTAATAATGGGCGACCACAGTAAGTGTGGTATCAATACAATGTTTAATACCGGAACAGTAGTAGGCGTTTCGGCCAATATTTTTGGCGCGGGTTTCCCCGATAAGTTTATACCCTCATTTACATGGGGAGGTGTGGAAGAAACAGATGTGTTTCAAATTGACAAAGCCATAGAATTAGCTGAGCGGGTGTATCAACGTAGAAGTATGGAATTTGATGCTGCCGACAAAAAAATTATGAATTATTTGTTTAAGAATAAGAAATAA
- a CDS encoding DMT family transporter, which produces MDTTYWGELAALLTALSWSIGIFPFTEASRRMNPNTVNHFRLLLGVILLSIFLLLAFRLTPIQLFTLPLPQHWLWFGLSGLVGLALGDYFGFTSYAILGTRTGSLLTTLAPGASLVLGYFLLGEALNWIGIFGMLITISGIIWISMSKKEQAKIADSEFGKKEKGILFGVLAALCQGFGLVFAKMGMGYEIEHHSLSSVHATFIRLFAATFVTYGITITIGRMREINEPLWENKNKGLKYIVAGTIFGPTLGVVLSMYAVSLINVSVAQTIFSMVPVIVLPLGYVFYREKITLKSTLGALVAISGVVILIWRNVIETAISR; this is translated from the coding sequence ATGGATACAACCTATTGGGGTGAATTAGCGGCATTATTAACGGCACTTTCATGGAGTATCGGTATCTTTCCATTCACCGAAGCGTCACGCAGAATGAATCCCAATACGGTGAATCATTTTAGGTTGCTTTTGGGAGTTATTTTGTTATCCATTTTTTTACTCTTGGCATTTCGTTTAACACCTATCCAATTGTTTACTTTGCCCCTACCCCAACATTGGTTATGGTTCGGATTATCGGGACTTGTTGGGTTAGCGCTGGGTGATTATTTTGGATTTACTTCTTATGCCATTCTTGGAACACGCACAGGTAGCTTACTCACCACCTTAGCACCGGGAGCCTCACTTGTACTGGGGTATTTTTTATTGGGTGAAGCTTTAAATTGGATTGGAATTTTCGGAATGTTGATCACCATTTCGGGAATTATATGGATAAGCATGAGTAAGAAAGAACAAGCTAAAATTGCAGACAGTGAATTTGGGAAAAAGGAAAAAGGAATTTTATTTGGTGTGTTGGCAGCCCTTTGCCAGGGATTTGGTTTGGTATTCGCAAAAATGGGGATGGGTTATGAAATTGAACATCACTCCCTTTCGTCAGTGCATGCAACTTTTATTCGCTTGTTTGCCGCAACATTTGTTACGTATGGAATTACCATAACCATTGGCCGAATGCGGGAGATTAATGAGCCCCTGTGGGAAAATAAAAATAAGGGATTAAAGTATATTGTTGCCGGAACTATTTTTGGCCCAACCTTAGGTGTGGTGCTTAGTATGTATGCTGTGTCGCTTATAAATGTATCGGTGGCACAAACCATTTTTTCAATGGTACCGGTAATTGTGTTACCCTTAGGATACGTTTTTTACCGTGAAAAGATAACACTTAAATCAACCTTAGGTGCATTGGTGGCGATTTCAGGTGTGGTTATTTTAATCTGGCGCAATGTGATTGAGACTGCTATAAGTCGTTAA